The Clavelina lepadiformis chromosome 3, kaClaLepa1.1, whole genome shotgun sequence region AGGAGTAATTGCGACCACCGATGTCtttctgttttgaaattttaagcgAAAGTTACAATTAATCAAATTTGCGATGTTTTCTTTGTCCAAGTTGGTGGTGGGCTCATCCAAGGCAATAACTCCACAATTCCTGCAAAATTGCTGCGCCAATGCCAGTCGAATTATTATCGAGGTCAGTACCTAAAACATCACACAAGCATCTCATTCATCAATCGTACATTTACAAGtctaattatttatttcaagtaGAAACTTACTTTTCGAGGTCAGTACCTAAAATATGTGTCacacaaagtttttaattttctgcTCGGCAGTTGAAAGCGGAAAGTATCAGTAAACTGAAAATCACATCCACTTTGTGTACTTTTTGCCCAGCGCTACAGCGACCCCTCCTGTCCATCCCAACACCATGCGAAAACGTGAGGACACGATAATTAAAGACGTGACGTTTAGAAGGACCTGTGTCGTCACTGCTCACTATTTTTTTGTAGTCGATGtctgttaaaaatattactcGCTGAGAGTAAATTAAGCACTCATGCTGTAACGCGTGATTTtcgaaaattaatttatttgtaaaatgatGTGTGTATATAGAAGCTTTAACAACTGCTATAAATTACttcaaagtatttttgttAAGCTTTTTCTAGACATTCTTATTTAATCTCCCACCTTTGCCGTTGTAAGTTTTTCTCTATGGCAACAAGAAACTCGGCTTTCGCTGATGTAGAAATGtatttcccatccactgatgtacagcattgaaccAGCACCAACTATAGAATCTAGATAATCAGCAATCTGTTACGTTAAGATATCTTCTGGTTTAATCTGGATAACCTGACTTTAAATGCGgaaattttgtatttctgTGTTTAGTGGCCGTGTTACTTGTCATCTGCAAGTTGACACCATGATTAATATTGTTAATGACGAAATCTAAACGAtacttttacaaacatttaagTAAATAGGACAACATCTAGTAAAGTTTTTCCTGTACTTTGCGTATCTGCTGTAAAAAAGGAAGCTCCGTCTAATTTATACCATATATTATGACATGCATATCATTTCTGAAGACACAAAACGAGGACAAAAGACTCTGTTTATATGATGTTGGTGGTTATATTACAACAGCACAAGCAGTCACAATAGTACAAACTCGTACAATACTACAACATGTTGCACAGATGGACAGAGATCCAATGACTAAATTATCTCATCATAGTTTGATTCAAAGAGTCAAATTCTTTGAAGATCACTCATCAAAGTCATCTGCAACAAATAATAGTGTAGGTAATATATGACATTATACGCATGTAAGTAGTATAAGTAAGTGTGTTAAGATGTCaccttgttttttttatttgatctcTGCGTCATTGACCTTGACCTTGTGGAAGCTTTGCTTATAGCTGACCAGCTTTTGCACAAGTCAGCCGAAAGGTATAACAAGAGGCGATCAGAAAACGCAGTGTAGAGTTCTCTTGCGTGTGAATAGATCTGGGTTGCCCTGAATCATACAAAATAGATCCATGTAACTTGTACCACAATACGATGAATATCTATGGCACTAAAGGCAATTGAaccaattttttaacaaatttcattgctgaccacttgatgttgacaaaGAGTAATTTCGAATACTGTACAGTCGGCATTCCATGACTCGTGGGTATCGTCACACGTCTTACCCGTGGGAAAAAACGACAGTTTTCGAAATGACTGACGGCGGTGCGATGAGACAAGAATctgtcaaacaaaaaacgaaaTTCAGTAAAAATTGTGGTGTAAATATGAGCATACGTTAAACTGCAAACTTAACTCAACTCAACTTTGGATCTCAATTATTTGATGGGTTTGGCGGCCATATATACAGTCATATCATCGCATTATTGTAATTTACTATCTTGCaagttttaagcccttgggatTAGCTacttttttgttcattaatCGTTCGAGCACGTTCTTTATTGTGCTACAGCAGTATATATAACGCTTAGAATCTTAATGTTCGCTCCGCACAAATAATGACAAACAATAACCACGAAACAATGATTAAGtaaataacataacataaatTAATGTCTGTTCCGTAAAGCTTTGCGTAACTGCTATAGTCATAAACAACTCCGTATAATAAAAAGcgcaaaatatacacaaaacaacagaaaCAAACGGCTCCATTTATATTAAGTTGTTAGTTGTATTACAGTCGTATAATCAAGTAAAGTTTGGGTCTAGaacttaaaaatatatacttCATTGAAAggaattttagtttttattgcaACATGTTGCACAGATGGACACTGATATTATGGTTAAATAAACTACCTAATAATTTGTGAGTAGCCAGGGGTAAGAATCTTGGAAGATCAGTCATCAAACGAATGTGCAACAAATGACAGAATTGGTTATATATGACGTCATGCACATGTAAGTTGTACAAGTAAGTTTGTTTAACTGTGAtcttgtttgttattatttgatCCTTGCCTCATTGACCTTAACTTTGATGTTTGATGACCTGAGATGCTTTGCTTTTAGCTGACCGGCGTTCGCgtttgtcagccgaaaggtaTAAAAAAACGTGACCAGAAAGCTTAGCGTAGAACTCACGGCGTAGTTAAACAGATCTTGGTCAACCTAgaatatacaaaatatatccATGTAGCTTCTACCAATGCCCCTAGCACAATACGTTGCGTATTTATAGCACTAACGGCAATTGAAAGAgtttttgaacaaaacttCCCAAACTTACATTGCTGAccacttgatgttgacaaaGAATATATTCAATAACACTTGGCATTCTATAACTCGGCGATATCGCCACACGTCATACCCGTGGGAAAAAAGCGATAGTTTTCGAAATGACTGACGGCGGAGTGTTGAAACGAGAATCtgtcaaacaaaaagcaattcactaaaattgtgacgtaaataTGACCATACGCTAAACAGCAAACTTTACTCAATTAAACTTTGGATATCAATTATTTGATTGGTTTGGTGACCATATATACAATCACTATTCTGCGTTATCGCACTTAATTTTGACCTTTCATGACTTTGTGGATGCTTTTGTTATAGCTTACTGGCGTTCGCACTTGTCAGACGAAAAGTATAACGACACGTGATCAGAAAGTTCAGTGTCGAATTCACGGCGTGCTTGAATAAATTAGACATGGATTGCCTTGAAACATATAAATAGAACGATGTAGCTTCTGCCAATGTTGGAAAAGTCCAGTCCTGCTTGAACTTTCTTCAACTCCTCTAAGATCTTCGCagagaaaatgttttcttgctaACTCCACTGCAAACGGTTTTATGGACCAAACAGCTGTGAATCAGAAACAAGCTTGCTGGCGGTAGGTGAAGACACACCTGGTGCATCAGCAGCAGATCAGTTGGATTAATTATAAGAGCTGGATGTGGATTAAGGAAAATGAAGTCTCCTGATCATTTTTGTGGTAGAGATCGTGAATATGTTCCACGTCTCATCCCTTGCTGGGAAGCTTTAGGTACTCAGCGTCTGACTCGGTTGCTGCCAATCACTTCATTAAGTGTCCAGTTGGTCCAGTGCTGCGCCTAGAGAAGCATCCATTGTTTCCAGAATGATAAGTCTCATTGCATGGAtgcaaatgttattttataggtatattttttgccaagtaccggtaccgttaccgacgatactttcaaagtacaaACTGTCCACCTCTGAGAAGCGTCTATAGTTTCCTGACCGATAAGTCTCTTTATAAGGATGCCAATGGACCATGACTCTGGTCAGTTTGAGTATCAGGTTTGAGGAACTCCATGATATCCAGCATGCCAGGGTTGTCGAATTGCGATCATGTATTTTCACATGTAAAATAGCAGGCTCTCGAGCTATACTGAAGCAAAGGAAAGTAAATGTATGATATGGACCTATATTAAAATCACTTGTTGGCATTTATGACATATTAATAGAGGCTTGGTTATTTTTGAGAACTGAGAAGTTGAAGTAAGCTACTGTACAATGTTTAAAgtgataaaatataaaattgaaaataaactaaattgATGAAATCATTGAAAGCATATCACGTCACGCACAAGTGATCACCATGTACTGAACACGCGCCGTTTTAGAAAAGTACATAAAGTGTTGCTTATGACGTCTTTCGATTTTGTGAATAAATGCACTAGAAATAGTGTGAAGCAAGATTGCTAGAGTCGATTTATAATAGAGTGTTAATGTAAAGTTATAGCAAGCCCCGCTATTGCATAACCGATTCATCATATTATCATCACCTCAAATGTTGGGGGCCTGTTGTCGTCGTTTAAGTTTGTGGAACAGATTGCTTCATTCAAAACTTTGATTGTTTCCTGTCGGTGAGTTCCAGGCTATGACGAAGTACgttgttgttttgttcattGACCTTGTGCTCTGTTAGCGTGTATGCGCGTtctaataataacaaattatCAAGTATTGagatttattaaaaaacaacCTTTCAATGCATTTGCTGTTTGAATCAGCCACCATCCATAAGGTAATAAACCTGAAGGATGAATATTATTTCCAAACTATCAGGTGTCATAGTCatagattaaaattaaaacttgctgCATTTTCTTTAACTG contains the following coding sequences:
- the LOC143450623 gene encoding uncharacterized protein LOC143450623 isoform X2, with the translated sequence MPSVIEYILCQHQVVSNVDQDLFNYAVSSTLSFLVTFFYTFRLTNANAGQLKAKHLRSSNIKVKILVSSHRRQSFRKLSFFPTGKTCDDTHESWNADCTVFEITLCQHQVGNPDLFTRKRTLHCVF
- the LOC143450623 gene encoding uncharacterized protein LOC143450623 isoform X4, with protein sequence MPSVIEYILCQHQVVSNVDQDLFNYAVSSTLSFLVTFFYTFRLTNANAGQLKAKHLRSSNIKVKILVSSHRRQSFRKLSFFPTGQPRSIHTQENSTLRFLIASCYTFRLTCAKAGQL
- the LOC143450623 gene encoding uncharacterized protein LOC143450623 isoform X1; protein product: MPSVIEYILCQHQVVSNVDQDLFNYAVSSTLSFLVTFFYTFRLTNANAGQLKAKHLRSSNIKVKVNEILVSSHRRQSFRKLSFFPTGKTCDDTHESWNADCTVFEITLCQHQVGNPDLFTRKRTLHCVF
- the LOC143450623 gene encoding uncharacterized protein LOC143450623 isoform X3; protein product: MPSVIEYILCQHQVVSNVDQDLFNYAVSSTLSFLVTFFYTFRLTNANAGQLKAKHLRSSNIKVKVNEILVSSHRRQSFRKLSFFPTGQPRSIHTQENSTLRFLIASCYTFRLTCAKAGQL